Proteins encoded within one genomic window of Panicum virgatum strain AP13 chromosome 1N, P.virgatum_v5, whole genome shotgun sequence:
- the LOC120655081 gene encoding uncharacterized protein LOC120655081, with protein sequence MAAVVLPRRPRLLALVQLAVALWLVAATGCHCQTVPSYPSQPVPSYPSRDEHLAGRGKNRMKQLTDGLKAPFSWWREIWRDGKLMGPTPGGEMNGWPPHV encoded by the exons ATGGCCGCCGTGGTgttgccgcgccgcccccgcctcctGGCGCTGGTGCAGCTCGCCGTGGCGCTCTGGCTGGTGGCCGCCACCGGCTGCCACTGCCAGACCGTGCCGTCCTACCCCTCCCAGCCGGTGCCGTCCTACCCCTCCC GTGATGAGCATTTAGCAGGAAGGGGAAAGAATAGAATGAAGCAGCTGACCGATGGACTGAAGGCTCCATTTTCCTGGTGGCGTGAGATTTGGAGAGATGGAAAATTAATGGGCCCAACTCCTGGAGGGGAGATGAACGGATGGCCTCCGCATGTTTAG